A window of the Rhizobium viscosum genome harbors these coding sequences:
- a CDS encoding glutathione S-transferase — protein MTYELYYWDGIQGRGEFVRLALEEAGADYIDITRQSGRGRGTGAMLSVMRSDSEAHIPFAPPFLKDGDLIIPHVANILLYLGPKLGLAPDDEGLRYVVNGLQLTITDFVAEVHDTHHPIATSLYYEDQKEEAKARSADFIKERIPKFLGYFERVLQQNPYGAKHVAGDALTYVDLSLFQIVEGLVYAFPKAMSSYRSKYPLLATLHDSVEHRPNIARYLKSDHRLPFSTEGIFRHYPELDMEAS, from the coding sequence ATGACTTACGAGCTTTATTATTGGGACGGCATCCAGGGCCGTGGGGAATTTGTGCGACTGGCGCTCGAGGAAGCCGGTGCCGACTATATCGACATTACTCGCCAATCCGGCCGCGGGCGTGGCACTGGCGCGATGCTGAGCGTCATGCGGAGCGATAGCGAAGCCCATATTCCCTTCGCCCCACCCTTCCTCAAGGACGGCGATCTCATCATCCCCCATGTCGCCAACATTCTTCTGTATCTCGGCCCCAAACTCGGACTGGCACCTGATGATGAAGGGCTGCGCTATGTCGTAAACGGGTTGCAGCTCACGATCACCGATTTCGTCGCCGAGGTGCATGACACGCATCATCCGATCGCCACCTCGCTCTATTACGAAGACCAGAAGGAAGAGGCGAAGGCCCGCTCAGCCGATTTCATCAAGGAGCGCATCCCGAAATTCCTCGGCTATTTCGAACGCGTGCTGCAGCAGAATCCGTATGGCGCCAAACATGTAGCCGGCGATGCACTGACTTATGTGGACTTGTCGCTCTTCCAGATCGTCGAGGGTCTCGTTTATGCCTTTCCAAAGGCGATGAGCAGCTACCGCAGTAAATATCCGCTGCTTGCCACCCTCCATGACAGCGTCGAACATCGCCCCAACATCGCCCGCTATCTGAAATCCGACCACCGCTTGCCTTTCAGCACGGAAGGCATTTTCCGCCACTATCCGGAACTCGACATGGAGGCGTCCTGA
- a CDS encoding DUF3175 domain-containing protein: MAKSKKKWSQGVTENSDALDLKEGVFTSNDPKKIADSLKHSAENSDRRKSSPFRSAMSMLNFYINRAGEQLTKKQKGTLEKAKDELRKDFGRETRR; this comes from the coding sequence ATGGCGAAGAGCAAGAAGAAATGGTCACAGGGTGTCACCGAAAACAGTGACGCCTTGGACCTCAAGGAAGGTGTCTTCACGTCCAACGATCCGAAGAAGATCGCCGATTCCCTCAAACATTCGGCCGAAAACAGTGACCGGCGCAAATCAAGCCCCTTCCGGTCAGCCATGTCGATGTTGAATTTCTACATCAATCGCGCCGGAGAGCAGTTGACGAAGAAGCAGAAGGGCACACTTGAAAAGGCGAAGGACGAACTGCGCAAGGATTTCGGCCGCGAAACAAGACGTTAA
- a CDS encoding plasmid stabilization protein, whose product MPRGDKSAYTDKQKRKAEHIEEGYEDRGVSQGEAERRAWATVNKESGGGNKSGSGRGKKDTNESSEKGGQIGGRASASRSKEERSASAKKAAATRKRNEHRAHH is encoded by the coding sequence ATGCCGAGAGGTGACAAATCCGCTTATACTGACAAGCAGAAGAGAAAGGCCGAGCATATCGAGGAAGGTTATGAGGACCGCGGCGTATCCCAAGGGGAGGCTGAACGCCGTGCATGGGCAACCGTCAACAAGGAAAGCGGCGGCGGCAACAAATCAGGCTCCGGGCGCGGCAAGAAGGATACGAACGAATCCTCCGAAAAGGGCGGACAGATCGGCGGCCGCGCCTCTGCATCGCGCTCGAAGGAAGAACGTTCCGCTTCCGCCAAGAAAGCAGCCGCCACTCGTAAGCGCAACGAACACCGCGCCCATCACTGA
- a CDS encoding DNA topoisomerase IB codes for MNADVITELGLIYVSDTEPGIRRRRKGKGFSYTLPDGKTLADEIQRARIHALGLPPAYKNVWICIDENGHLQATGFDVRGRKQYRYHKDWQAFRSTGKFHQLIEFGNALPKIRRTVLRHLDTGAEDINGVLAALTILLDEAHLRVGNQAYVKENDTYGATTLLKRHLKIVDGRIELKFRAKGGKRVQRSLKHPRLQKILEEIADLPGRQLFVWKDEAGALKPIDSGRLNAYLADISGIAISAKTFRTWAGSLAAFGAARCAISEGRRPTVKEMSEAAAEILHNTPAISRSSYIHPAIIALSAKDETLEEGSSEPLRGLRADENRMLDFLTCHTIPE; via the coding sequence ATGAATGCCGACGTCATTACCGAGCTTGGTCTGATTTATGTCAGCGATACCGAACCGGGTATCCGCAGACGACGAAAGGGCAAGGGCTTCAGCTACACGCTGCCAGACGGGAAGACACTGGCCGACGAGATCCAGCGGGCACGCATCCATGCGCTCGGCCTGCCGCCGGCCTATAAAAATGTGTGGATCTGCATCGATGAAAACGGTCATCTGCAGGCCACCGGCTTCGATGTCCGCGGCCGCAAACAATACCGCTACCACAAGGACTGGCAGGCCTTCCGCAGCACAGGAAAATTCCATCAACTCATCGAATTCGGCAATGCGCTGCCGAAGATCCGGCGGACGGTGCTGCGCCATCTCGATACCGGCGCGGAGGACATCAACGGCGTGCTCGCAGCGCTGACGATATTGCTCGACGAAGCGCATCTGCGCGTCGGCAACCAGGCCTATGTGAAGGAGAACGATACCTATGGTGCCACAACGCTGCTGAAGCGCCATCTGAAGATCGTTGACGGTCGCATCGAATTGAAATTCCGTGCCAAGGGCGGCAAGCGCGTACAGCGCAGCCTCAAACATCCACGCCTGCAGAAGATATTGGAAGAGATCGCCGATTTGCCGGGCAGGCAGCTCTTCGTCTGGAAAGACGAGGCAGGTGCACTGAAACCGATCGATTCCGGCCGGCTGAATGCCTATCTCGCTGACATCTCGGGCATTGCCATTTCCGCCAAGACCTTCCGCACATGGGCAGGTTCGCTTGCCGCTTTCGGTGCGGCGCGCTGCGCAATATCAGAAGGACGACGGCCGACCGTCAAGGAAATGTCGGAAGCTGCGGCGGAAATCCTGCATAATACGCCGGCGATCTCGCGCTCCAGTTACATCCACCCGGCAATCATTGCGCTTTCAGCCAAGGATGAGACGCTGGAGGAGGGCAGTAGCGAGCCCCTGCGTGGGCTTCGGGCGGATGAGAACCGCATGCTGGATTTCCTGACATGCCACACCATTCCCGAGTGA